A single Nocardioides bizhenqiangii DNA region contains:
- the frdD gene encoding fumarate reductase subunit FrdD — MSTVAHPPLKRRIEPLVWLMFSGGGVMAAVFLPVLVFLFAFAFPLDWISPPDHEHLAAVVGNPLTFLFLLGMFVVLLVHSAHRFRYTLYDGLQIKSKRITAVLCYGVAAIGALAAFVVLLTAA; from the coding sequence ATGAGTACAGTCGCCCACCCTCCCCTGAAGCGCCGGATCGAGCCGCTCGTGTGGCTGATGTTCAGCGGCGGCGGCGTGATGGCCGCGGTGTTCCTGCCGGTGCTCGTGTTCCTGTTCGCCTTCGCGTTCCCCCTGGACTGGATCTCCCCGCCCGACCACGAGCACCTCGCTGCGGTCGTCGGCAACCCGTTGACCTTCCTCTTCCTCCTCGGGATGTTCGTCGTCCTCCTCGTCCACAGTGCCCACCGTTTCCGCTACACGCTCTACGACGGGCTCCAGATCAAGAGCAAGCGGATCACCGCGGTGCTCTGCTACGGGGTGGCCGCGATCGGCGCGCTCGCGGCGTTCGTCGTCCTCCTGACCGCCGCCTGA
- a CDS encoding fumarate reductase subunit C yields the protein MTTPDVTEPRVHRPTMSTWWWTKKRSYFVFVMRELSSFFIAWFVAFLLVLVAAVGRGDAAYQDFLDWAAAPWMVAINLIAFAFLVLHVVTWFSLTPKAMDVRIRGEKAPAAVIIASQYVGLAVVSAFVLWLVTR from the coding sequence ATGACGACCCCGGACGTCACCGAGCCGCGGGTCCACCGACCCACCATGTCCACGTGGTGGTGGACGAAGAAGCGCTCCTACTTCGTGTTCGTGATGCGGGAGCTGAGCAGCTTCTTCATCGCGTGGTTCGTGGCCTTCCTGCTGGTCCTCGTCGCGGCCGTGGGGCGCGGCGACGCGGCGTACCAGGACTTCCTCGACTGGGCGGCGGCCCCGTGGATGGTGGCGATCAACCTGATCGCGTTCGCGTTCCTGGTGCTGCACGTGGTGACCTGGTTCAGCCTCACCCCGAAGGCGATGGACGTCCGGATCCGAGGCGAGAAGGCGCCCGCCGCCGTGATCATCGCGTCGCAGTACGTCGGCCTGGCGGTCGTGTCCGCCTTCGTGCTCTGGCTGGTGACCCGATGA
- a CDS encoding succinate dehydrogenase/fumarate reductase iron-sulfur subunit: MASNEDSIRLEVTRYRPDGDSEPQLQEYDVPLRREWTVLDGLNHVKDEVDTTLSFRWSCRMGICGSCGMNVDGEPKLTCATFLSDYAPGPIRVEPLSNFPIIRDLVVDIDDFMQKLPKVSPWIIRDDDVTEIDGEYLQTPEELDAYKQFSMCINCMLCYAACPVYGLDPEFMGPAAIALAERYDLDSRDHGARERLDVLIEHEGVWGCTFVGECTTVCPKHVDPAGAIQRYKLKAAKENVKAFVLPRFLQ, from the coding sequence ATGGCCAGCAACGAGGACAGCATCCGGCTCGAGGTCACCAGGTACCGGCCCGACGGCGACTCCGAGCCACAGCTCCAGGAGTACGACGTACCCCTGCGCAGGGAGTGGACGGTCCTCGACGGGCTCAACCACGTCAAGGACGAGGTGGACACCACGCTGTCGTTCCGGTGGTCCTGCCGGATGGGCATCTGCGGCAGCTGCGGCATGAACGTCGACGGCGAGCCCAAGCTGACCTGCGCGACGTTCCTGAGCGACTATGCGCCCGGCCCGATCCGAGTGGAGCCGCTGTCCAACTTCCCGATCATCCGGGACCTGGTCGTCGACATCGACGACTTCATGCAGAAGCTGCCGAAGGTCAGCCCGTGGATCATCCGCGACGACGACGTGACGGAGATCGACGGCGAGTACCTCCAGACGCCCGAGGAGCTCGACGCCTACAAGCAGTTCAGCATGTGCATCAACTGCATGCTCTGCTACGCCGCGTGCCCCGTCTACGGGCTCGACCCGGAGTTCATGGGGCCCGCCGCGATCGCCCTGGCCGAGCGGTACGACCTCGACTCGCGGGACCACGGAGCGCGGGAACGGCTCGACGTGCTCATCGAGCACGAGGGTGTCTGGGGCTGCACCTTCGTCGGCGAGTGCACGACGGTCTGCCCCAAGCACGTCGACCCCGCCGGCGCCATCCAGCGCTACAAGCTGAAAGCCGCGAAGGAGAACGTCAAGGCTTTCGTGCTGCCGAGGTTCCTGCAATGA